From the Streptomyces nodosus genome, the window GTCCGAAACGGCCGGCTTTCCCTTCCTTCGCACAGCCCCCACACCGTCCCCTCGTCGGAACTGCCCGCCTGCGACCACGGCCCGGCCGCGCCGAGTGTGCCTCCCGCCGCGCGTGACGCGGCATCAGGTGCCAGTGCCAGCACCTGATCCGTGGTCCAGCGCACCCCCTGCTGAGTCATGTCGTCGACGGTAGGACCCACCACTGACAACCGACCGCCGTGAGGGGGTTTGCGCAGGTCATCACGCATTGTCAGTGGGGTGGTGCACGGTGGGTGACAGATCCGGACCGGCCGAGCTGGAGGGGGATGTGGCCATGCGTGTGTCCGTTGAGCCGATGTCGATGGAGCGGGGGGAGGCGGCGGCCGAGGTGCTGCGGCCGCACGCCGAGCACACCTTCGCGGCCGAACTCGCCGCGCTGGCCGCGCAGGACGACCGGCCGCGCCCGGCCCGCTGGAAGCTGTCGCCCTGGGCCGTGGCCACCTATCTGCTGGGCGGGGCGCTGCCGGACGGCACGGTGATCACCCCGAAGTATGTGGGCCCGCGCCATATCGTCGAGGTGGCGGTCACCACACTCGCCACCGACCGCGCCCTCCTGCTGCTCGGTGTTCCTGGCACGGCCAAGACCTGGGTGTCCGAGCATCTGGCGGCAGCCGTCAGCGGCGACTCCACTCTCCTGGTGCAGGGCACGGCCGGCACCCCGGAGGAGGCGATCCGCTACGGCTGGAACTACGCCCGGCTGCTGGCCCAGGGCCCCAGTCGCGACGCCCTGGTGCCCAGCCCGGTGATGAGAGCGATGGCCGCGGGGGCGGTGGCGCGCGTCGAGGAGCTGACCCGTGTCCCGGCGGACGTCCAGGACACACTGATCACCATCCTGTCCGAGAAGACCCTGCCGATACCGGAGTTGGGCCAGGAGGTGCAGGCCGTCCGCGGTTTCAACCTGATCGCCACGGCCAACGACCGCGACCGGGGGGTCAACGAGCTGTCGAGCGCGCTGCGCCGTCGTTTCAACACGGTGGTGCTGCCGCTGCCGGAGAGCGCCGAGGCCGAGGTCGACATCGTCTCGCGCCGGGTCGCGCAGATCGGCCGCTCACTCGATCTGCCGGCCCCGCCCGACGGGCTCGACGAGATCCGCCGTGTCGTCACGGTCTTCC encodes:
- a CDS encoding ATP-binding protein; this translates as MRVSVEPMSMERGEAAAEVLRPHAEHTFAAELAALAAQDDRPRPARWKLSPWAVATYLLGGALPDGTVITPKYVGPRHIVEVAVTTLATDRALLLLGVPGTAKTWVSEHLAAAVSGDSTLLVQGTAGTPEEAIRYGWNYARLLAQGPSRDALVPSPVMRAMAAGAVARVEELTRVPADVQDTLITILSEKTLPIPELGQEVQAVRGFNLIATANDRDRGVNELSSALRRRFNTVVLPLPESAEAEVDIVSRRVAQIGRSLDLPAPPDGLDEIRRVVTVFRELRDGVTADGRTRLKSPSGALSTAEAISVVTHGLALAAHFGDGVLRPSDVAAGVLGAVVRDPAADRVIWREYLEAVVRERDGWTDFYRACREVTP